One genomic region from Rosa rugosa chromosome 1, drRosRugo1.1, whole genome shotgun sequence encodes:
- the LOC133739616 gene encoding F-box/kelch-repeat protein At1g15670-like, whose product MVLISGLPDEVVYDCLIRVKYDQFPTITSVSKGWKSEVELPEFHRFRKNGGYGQKLIVMVQARVAPNQGGGAGVFKCLKKPLYRFTVCEPDSGDWGEFPPISVFPGGSLPMFCQFAAVGTNLVVVGGLDPVTWASCKSVFVYNFMTATWRRGTDMPGGSRTFFGCASDSNRMVFVAGGHDGEKNALRSAMAYDVAKDEWILLPNMERERDECKVVFQHGKLHVIGGYCTEMQGRFERSAETFNTSTWQWDCVQEDFLQISMCPRTCVAGDDGAMYMCRDGNVIKQTCGMWQTVAELPAHVRNPASLTAWHGKLLVIGCAGFGEPHMAYMFNLENHTWSKVDTPEKYSGHVQSSCYLEI is encoded by the coding sequence ATGGTTTTGATTTCAGGTCTTCCTGATGAAGTAGTCTACGATTGTCTTATTCGTGTCAAGTATGATCAGTTTCCGACTATAACATCTGTTTCTAAAGGTTGGAAATCAGAGGTTGAGCTACCAGAGTTTCATCGCTTCAGAAAGAATGGTGGTTATGGCCAAAAGCTCATTGTGATGGTTCAAGCACGTGTTGCTCCCAACCAAGGTGGTGGTGCTGGTGTCTTCAAGTGCCTGAAAAAACCGCTGTACCGGTTCACCGTCTGTGAGCCGGATTCGGGTGATTGGGGAGAGTTCCCGCCAATTTCTGTTTTCCCCGGTGGGTCTCTACCCATGTTTTGCCAGTTTGCAGCGGTTGGTACCAacttggtggtggttggcggtTTAGACCCGGTGACCTGGGCGAGCTGTAAATCGGTCTTCGTTTACAACTTCATGACTGCCACGTGGCGGCGCGGAACCGATATGCCGGGTGGGTCCCGCACATTTTTTGGGTGTGCGTCGGACTCAAACCGGATGGTGTTTGTCGCCGGCGGACACGATGGCGAGAAGAATGCATTGAGATCGGCGATGGCGTATGACGTGGCAAAAGACGAGTGGATTCTATTGCCTAACATGGAAAGAGAGCGCGACGAATGCAAGGTAGTTTTTCAGCATGGTAAGCTCCACGTCATTGGTGGCTATTGCACCGAAATGCAAGGCCGCTTTGAGAGAAGCGCTGAGACATTCAACACCTCCACATGGCAGTGGGATTGTGTACAAGAGGACTTCTTACAGATCAGCATGTGTCCACGGACGTGCGTCGCTGGCGATGACGGGGCAATGTACATGTGTCGCGATGGTAATGTGATCAAACAAACATGTGGCATGTGGCAAACCGTGGCCGAGCTGCCAGCTCATGTGCGCAACCCGGCTTCACTGACAGCGTGGCACGGTAAGCTATTAGTGATTGGATGTGCCGGGTTCGGTGAGCCCCACATGGCTTACATGTTTAATCTGGAAAATCACACCTGGAGTAAGGTAGATACCCCTGAGAAGTACTCTGGTCATGTACAATCAAGTTGCTATTTGGAGATTTAG
- the LOC133725177 gene encoding F-box/kelch-repeat protein At1g80440-like, giving the protein MEQLIPGLPNDIARDCLFRVPYNYLSDASYVCKDWNQEIEQPEFLRLRKATGHSQAIVIMAQARINPNPGNPTPPELKLSLFEPKTGSWEELPLFPGFSKGLPRFCQVVGVGSELVVIGGLDPCTWEVSNNVFIYNFVLATWRCGAAVPGVKRSFFGCTSDEDNRMVFVVGGHDNEKNALRSAMAYDVAKNQWIVIAEMKRERDECKAIFHRGKLYVIGGYHTQTQGQFERSVETFDPANSKWDEVEEDFLPANVSPKSCVAGHDGKLYMSSESHVAAWDGATWRAVSEIPADVGSATTWQDKLLVTGSGERQMAYVLDLYSYSWTKVEMPEEYRGHVYSSCYLEI; this is encoded by the coding sequence ATGGAGCAGCTAATTCCTGGTCTACCTAATGATATTGCTCGAGATTGCTTGTTTCGTGTACCGTACAATTATCTGTCAGATGCTTCATATGTATGCAAAGATTGGAACCAGGAGATTGAGCAACCGGAATTTCTCCGGCTACGAAAAGCCACTGGCCACAGTCAAGCCATCGTTATAATGGCACAAGCACGGATTAACCCGAACCCGGGGAATCCTACTCCGCCGGAGTTAAAGCTCTCACTTTTTGAACCCAAGACGGGTAGCTGGGAGGAGCTGCCACTGTTCCCTGGGTTTTCCAAAGGGCTGCCTAGGTTTTGCCAAGTGGTCGGAGTCGGGTCGGAATTGGTTGTGATCGGCGGGTTGGATCCATGCACTTGGGAAGTGTCTAATAATGTGTTTATTTACAATTTTGTGTTGGCCACTTGGCGGTGCGGAGCGGCCGTGCCAGGTGTCAAGAGGTCGTTCTTCGGATGCACGTCCGACGAGGATAATCGGATGGTGTTTGTTGTCGGCGGACACGACAACGAGAAAAATGCTTTGAGATCCGCAATGGCATATGACGTGGCTAAAAACCAGTGGATTGTAATAGCTGAAATGAAAAGAGAGCGCGACGAATGTAAGGCGATATTCCACCGTGGCAAGCTCTACGTCATCGGCGGATACCATACTCAAACACAAGGCCAATTCGAAAGAAGTGTGGAGACCTTTGATCCTGCCAATTCCAAGTGGGATGAAGTCGAAGAGGATTTCTTGCCTGCCAATGTGTCTCCCAAGTCCTGCGTGGCAGGCCATGATGGAAAACTTTACATGTCTTCGGAAAGCCACGTGGCAGCATGGGACGGTGCCACATGGCGAGCGGTTTCTGAGATACCGGCTGATGTGGGTTCTGCAACTACATGGCAGGATAAGCTGTTGGTGACTGGGTCCGGTGAGCGCCAAATGGCTTATGTTCTGGATTTGTATAGCTACTCCTGGACAAAAGTTGAGATGCCTGAGGAGTATAGAGGTCATGTTTACTCGAGCTGTTACTTGGAGATCTAA
- the LOC133725176 gene encoding uncharacterized protein LOC133725176 encodes MEEGSQGDYKSSRGVGSFKSALSGRSSPRNSPSFRRLHSSRTPRREARTSGGVQWFRSNRLLFWLLLITLWAYLGFYFQSSWAHSNNKENFLGVGNEASNEKPDDLLVNDSPVALKNETAQSQPKAGKSIDVVLAKKDNGVASRRSLSSKKKSKKAARGKARGKPKKTVEVEVHEMEEQEPDIPKTNTSYGMLVGPFGSAEDRILEWSPKIRSGTCDRKGDFARLVWSRRFLLIFHELSMTGAPLSMMELATELLSCGATVSAVVLSKKGGLMPELTRRKIKVLEDKVDHSFKTAMKQDLVIAGSAVCASWIDQYIDKFPAGASQIAWWIMENRREYFDRAKVVLDRVKMLAFLSESQSKQWLEWCEEEKIKLRSQPAVVPLSINDELAFVAGIGCSLNTPSSSTEKMLEKRQLLRDAVRKEMGLTDTDMLVISLSSINPGKGQLLFLNSACLVIEEEPQPANSKIKNAVRKGRVRSALAKKHHLRALLQGINDHGVLSNGFPLSTESSVHLKEDQKKHLLLHNRFASVDDTGALNFDVTHKRKVLAANGGTVKQSAKFLIGSVGSKSNKVVYVKELLSFLSQHSNLSKSVLWTPATTRVAALYSAADVYVMNSQGLGETFGRVTIEAMAFGLPVLGTDAGGTKEIVDHNVTGLLHPLGHPGTPVLAKNLRFLLKNPELRKQMGLKGREKVERMYLKRHMYKKFVGVLLKCMRPK; translated from the exons ATGGAGGAAGGCAGTCAAGGAGACTATAAGTCATCGAGGGGAGTTGGAAGTTTTAAGTCTGCATTGTCAGGGCGATCAAGTCCGCGAAACTCTCCCTCATTTCGGAGATTGCACTCAAGCCGTACTCCCCGAAGAGAAGCTAGAACTAGTGGAGGTGTACAGTGGTTTCGGAGCAATCGGTTACTGTTTTGGTTGTTATTGATTACTCTTTGGGCTTATCTTGGATTTTATTTTCAGTCAAGTTGGGCGCATAGCAATAACAAGGAGAACTTTCTGGGGGTTGGAAATGAAGCAAGCAATGAGAAGCCAGATGATTTGCTTGTCAATGACAGTCCGGTGGCACTGAAGAATGAGACTGCTCAAAGTCAACCGAAAGCTGGTAAAAGCATAGACGTGGTTTTGGCAAAAAAAGATAATGGAGTTGCATCTCGTAGGAGCCtgagttcaaagaagaagagTAAGAAAGCAGCTCGTGGTAAAGCTCGTGGAAAGCCCAAGAAAACTGTGGAGGTTGAAGTCCATGAGATGGAGGAGCAGGAACCGGACATTCCTAAGACCAATACATCTTATGGGATGCTTGTTGGTCCATTTGGTTCTGCGGAGGATAGAATTCTGGAATGGAGTCCTAAAATACGATCTGGAACCTGTGACAGGAAGGGGGACTTTGCACGTCTTGTATGGTCAAGGAGATTTCTGTTAATATTCCATGAACTTTCAATGACTGGGGCACCCCTTTCAATGATGGAGCTGGCAACAGAGCTTTTGAGCTGTGGAGCCACAGTTTCTGCTGTAGTTCTTAGCAAGAAGGGTGGCTTGATGCCAGAGCTTACTAGGAGAAAAATCAAGGTGCTTGAAGACAAAGTAGATCATAGCTTCAAAACTGCCATGAAACAAGATCTCGTTATTGCCGGGTCAGCAGTCTGTGCATCATGGATTG ATCAATACATTGATAAGTTCCCAGCTGGTGCAAGTCAAATTGCTTGGTGGATCATGGAAAACCGGAGAGAATACTTTGATAGGGCAAAGGTTGTGCTGGACCGAGTGAAAATGCTGGCTTTTCTATCAGAATCACAGTCAAAACAATGGCTAGAGTGGTGTGAAGAAGAAAAGATTAAGCTGAGGTCTCAGCCGGCAGTTGTGCCACTCTCTATTAATGATGAACTAGCATTTGTAGCTGGTATAGGTTGTTCGCTTAATACTCCATCTTCTAGTACTGAGAAGATGCTAGAGAAAAGGCAGTTATTGCGAGATGCAGTTAGGAAGGAGATGGGGTTAACAGATACTGATATGCTTGTGATATCTCTAAGCAGTATAAACCCTGGAAAGGGCCAGCTCTTGTTTCTTAACTCAGCATGCTTGGTGATAGAAGAAGAACCTCAGCCAGCTAATTCTAAGATAAAAAATGCAGTACGTAAGGGTCGAGTCCGTTCTGCCTTGGCTAAAAAGCATCACTTAAGAGCTTTGCTTCAAGGAATAAATGATCATGGTGTATTATCAAATGGATTTCCACTGTCCACTGAATCTAGTGTCCACTTGAAAGAAGACCAGAAGAAACATTTGCTGTTACATAATCGCTTTGCCTCTGTTGATGATACAGGTGCCTTGAACTTCGATGTCACTCACAAAAGGAAAGTGTTGGCAGCTAATGGAGGAACAGTGAAACAATCTGCCAAATTTCTTATTGGTTCTGTTGGATCTAAGAGCAATAAGGTGGTTTATGTCAAAGAACTTTTAAGTTTTCTCTCTCAGCATTCAAACTTGTCAAAGTCGGTGCTGTGGACTCCCGCAACCACGCGTGTAGCCGCACTATACTCTGCAGCTGATGTTTATGTCATGAACTCTCAG GGTCTGGGAGAAACTTTTGGGAGAGTGACAATTGAAGCCATGGCATTTGGTCTTCCG GTGCTTGGAACAGATGCTGGGGGCACAAAAGAGATTGTCGACCACAATGTGACAGGTCTGCTTCATCCTCTGGGGCATCCCGGTACTCCAGTCCTAGCTAAAAATCTCCGGTTTTTGCTGAAAAACCCAGAATTAAGGAAGCAAATGGGATTGAAAGGAAGAGAAAAGGTAGAGAGGATGTACCTAAAGCGGCACATGTACAAGAAATTTGTTGGCGTTCTTCTCAAGTGCATGAGACCCAAATAA
- the LOC133725178 gene encoding protein MLN51 homolog encodes MTALLYKSPKISSRVSRGFLIWICEVWGFRVFVWCESLNLMATVGEEDVEYESDPEEVKRSLAMRRRAAASDDEEGEGEGREKSRPDRRVPIHSDDESDDQGGAAEYDDDEELVEDEEEEEEIDEEEEEEQEPIHEAAYVDRGREGEIRTEVLAVKESEGGDGTRSVDGVVDEHGENQAGEGEEEEEEKKENEPFAVPTAGAFYMHDDRFRDNAGGRNRRTHGGRKLWESKDDRKWGHDKFEEITLHERHHEEGRRPSRGNFRGRGRNRGIDRGYATGNRSKEYENNNQRPVPKGVRGRGPRRYEPAFRNNRQTPSTQNRQSGRPVDKTSQTNSERTFAPPSNAESDSVPARKNVFASSLNSASPPFYPSGSSNKEINLNQKRDAHAGSAKRNARPSVSEENFSGRQTNAYLRGKNVAQSVGVGMEKLYIDDSKNPGAGKTLTTVQMPSSGSSIVNTTQPSQSRVQGRGAVTGQMSYRPVVSQNQMPRAPSQQFHAVQRNPVQNRSQLALQAPPQQVGQRPGSGSQASSPPKTPGEVEPADSSKSKGALVAKGKGSAQGNGRGALTYNGAQVIGASGGMGVNHGDQNFPGTPAFLPVMQFGGQHPGGMGVPAVGMAFPGYVAQPQLGGGMGNSEMTWLPVLAGAAGALGAAYCPPYITVDGSYHARPSGQTSVGSLSKENNANKTNNEWKPSQKPEIVGDDYGQRQNKPRRYSQMNVASEVLQNNTELV; translated from the exons ATGACGGCATTATTATACAAAAGCCCCAAAATCTCTTCTAGGGTTTCACGA ggctttttgatttggatttgtgaggtttggggatttagggtttttgtttgGTGTGAGAGTTTGAATTTGATGGCTACGGTGGGGGAGGAAGATGTGGAGTACGAGAGTGATCCAGAGGAGGTTAAACGATCGCTGGCGATGAGGAGGCGGGCGGCGGCGAGCGACGATGAGGAAGGTGAAGGAGAGGGGAGGGAGAAATCGAGGCCGGATCGGAGGGTTCCCATTCACTCTGATGATGAATCGGACGATCAGGGTGGGGCAGCGGAGTATGATGACGACGAAGAATTggtagaagacgaagaagaagaagaagagattgatgaggaagaagaggaggaacaaGAGCCTATTCATGAGGCCGCCTATGTGGACAGAGGGCGTGAAGGTGAGATTAGGACTGAGGTTTTGGCGGTGAAGGAATCGGAGGGCGGTGATGGGACGAGGTCTGTGGATGGAGTGGTGGATGAGCATGGAGAGAATCAGGCCGGGGaaggtgaggaggaggaggaggagaagaaggagaatGAACCCTTTGCAGTGCCCACAGCTGGGGCGTTTTATATGCATGATGACCGATTCAGGGACAATGCCGGTGGTCGGAACAG GCGAACGCATGGTGGAAGGAAGCTATGGGAGTCTAAAGATGACAGGAAGTGGGGGCATGACAAGTTTGAGGAGATAACTTTGCACGAAAGGCACCACGAAGAG GGCAGGAGACCTTCTAGGGGAAATTTTCGGGGTAGAGGAAGAAACCGAGGTATTGATCGTGGGTACGCTACAGGAAACAGGTCTAAAGAGTATGAGAATAATAATCAGAGACCGGTACCCAAGGGTGTGAGAGGGAGAGGGCCCAGAAGATATGAACCTGCTTTTAGGAATAACAGACAGACGCCTTCCACACAAAATAGACA GTCTGGAAGGCCTGTTGACAAAACTTCACAAACTAATTCAGAGAGGACTTTTGCTCCCCCATCGAATGCAGAATCTGACTCAGTTCCTGCTAGGAAAAATGTCTTTGCATCAAGCCTGAATTCAGCTTCTCCTCCTTTTTATCCATCAGGATCCTCCAATAAGGAGATCAATCTTAATCAAAAAAGGGATGCACATGCTGGGAGTGCTAAGAGGAATGCTCGTCCATCTGTATCAGAGGAAAATTTTTCTGGGCGACAAACCAATGCATATCTGCGAGGGAAGAATGTAGCTCAATCTGTTGGCGTTGGAATGGAAAAGCTTTATATTGATGATTCGAAGAATCCAGGAGCTGGGAAGACATTGACCACTGTACAAATGCCATCATCTGGGTCTTCAATTGTCAACACTACTCAACCTTCTCAGTCTAGGGTTCAGGGAAGGGGTGCTGTCACAGGACAGATGAGTTATCGACCTGTCGTTTCTCAGAACCAGATGCCAAGAGCTCCATCACAACAGTTCCATGCTGTTCAGCGTAATCCCGTCCAAAATCGGTCCCAACTAGCTCTTCAAGCTCCTCCCCAGCAGGTGGGACAACGCCCTGGAAGTGGATCTCAAGCCTCCTCTCCACCTAAAACACCTGGAGAAGTTGAACCTGCAGATTCAAGTAAATCTAAAGGTGCACTAGTTGCAAAGGGAAAAGGCAGTGCTCAAGGTAATGGAAGGGGAGCACTTACTTACAATGGGGCTCAGGTTATTGGGGCCTCTGGAGGCATGGGTGTCAATCATGGAGATCAGAACTTTCCTGGGACTCCTGCCTTTTTGCCTG TTATGCAATTTGGCGGCCAGCACCCTGGGGGTATGGGAGTTCCTGCTGTTGGCATGGCATTCCCTGGATATGTTGCTCAGCCACAACTTGGTGGTGGTATGGGAAATTCTGAAATGACCTG GTTGCCTGTATTAGCGGGTGCTGCAGGAGCTTTAGGGGCTGCCTATTGTCCGCCCTATATTACTGTTGATGGTTCTTATCATGCTCGCCCGTCAGGACAGACATCTGTGGGTTCCTTGAG CAAAGAAAATAATGCAAACAAAACCAATAATGAATGGAAGCCTTCACAAAAACCTG AAATAGTGGGCGATGATTATGGGCAGCGACAAAACAAGCCTCGTAG ATATTCACAGATGAATGTCGCCAGTGAAGTTCTTCAAAATAATACGGAGCTTGTTTGA